The Haloterrigena turkmenica DSM 5511 genome includes the window AGATGCGCGATACCGGCGGCGAGCGCGAACACATGTGGGTCGCCATCGCCGTCGAGGACGTCGAGTTCCACAAGTTCGCCAACCGACTGCGGGTCGGCGGCGAGATCGTCGCCTGCTCGCGCGAGGACCAACTCGGCTTTCACCACACGCTGAACGTCGAGGAACGCGACGAACTCTCGATCGAGAAGCGGTTCAAACCGGATCAGGAGGCCCGCCTCGAGGAGGCCGAAGAGGCCACCGAGAACCCGGACGTCGCCATCGCCACCGTCGAGGAGGGGCAGGCCCACGTCCACACGGTCGCCCAGTACGGCACCGAGGAGCGGGCGACGATCACCGGCACGACGGGGAAAGGCGAGTACGCCCGCGGGCGCTCGGAGCTGTTCGACGAGCTCGCGACGGTCCTGAAGCGACAGGACGCGGACGCGATCATCCTCGCCGGGCCGGGCTTTACGAAACAGGACGCCTACAAGCACATCGAGCAGAACGAATCCGAACTCACCGAGAAGATCACGATGGTCGACACGGCCAGCGTCGGTGACCGGGGCGTACACGAAGTGCTCAAACGCGGCGCCGTCGCCGACGTCCAGCAGGAGACCCGCATCGAGAGCGAGGCCGAGTACATCGACGAACTCACTCGCCGCATGGCCGAGGGGGCGAAGGCGGCGTACGGTCCCGAACAGGTGAAAAAGGCCGCCGAGTTTGGCGCGATCGAGCGCCTGCTCGTCCTCGACGACCGATTACAGAAAGAACGCGGTCCCGACGGCGAGTGGGCCATAAGCGTTGACGAGATCGTCCGTACGACCGAACAGAAAGGGGGCGACGTGACGGTCTTCTCGAGCGAGTTCCCGCCCGGTCAACAGCTATCGAATCTCGGCGGGATCGCGGCGTTGTTGCGGTATCGACTCGAGTAAGGCTCGGCGATACACGAGTTCGAAACCGTCCTCTCAGTCCTCGAGCAGCCACACCTCGCGCACCGAGCCGGCGAAACGATCGCGTCGGTTACGGGACGCCACCGGTGGCCAGCGCAGTCAACTCCAGCTTTCGGATCCGACACCAGTACCGCGCCGTGGTGGTGGTGGATTCTCGTCCGAAACGGTCGCTCGTGCCCGTGTTCTCCTCGGGTTTCTCACAATCGAGTTGCATGATTCGGATCATCGATCGGGTAGTCCGTCGACGTTCGAAGCAACGGGCCGCGCGCCAATAAATATAATCTGAATTATATTTCAGTTAGCGGCGTTACTGAAATCCGTTTCACACGGAACGAAGCCGCCGCCCGGCCGATGGTAGTGGTCCCACGGGTCGTCGGTCGTTGCGGAACGGATAGCCGGCGTCACGTTTCGACCGCGTCTATCGACTCGACCGTTCCCGGATCGGCAAGCGTCAGGCGAATCGTGCTGTCGTCTGCGGTAATGGTAACCTGAATTCGCCACGGATCTATCGACCGGCGCTCGACGCGTCCCCCATCGACAACGAACGGGAGGGTCCAAACGGGTGCGTCACGGAGCGAGCGCCCGCGTTCGAAGAAGAAACTGACGACCGCGGGCTGGTCGAGGACCGCGCCGCCGACTGGGACGTAGCTAAAGAAACTACACCGTCGACAGTCGAGGTGGACGGTGACGGGATGATCCGCTGCGTAGTGGTCCTCCCGTGGCACGTCGGCCAGGAATCGACTTCGCACGTCACCCGCACAGACGGGACAGACCCCGGCCCCGGCGAGACGCCAGACGAAGCGAGTCCGCCGGTCGAACGCCGTTGCGACCTCCTCGACCGACCGCTCGACGACGCCACCGGGGTCGAACGGGTACTCGAGCCAGACCCGCTCGCAGTCCGAACAGGAGACTCGAGCGACGTGGTCGCGGTAGACGAACGTGAGCGCGGTCCCACACTCGATGCAGTCCGTCTCGAGTTCGGCCGGGTCGATATCGAGACGTTCGTGGAAGACGCCGCTCTGAATCGCGTCGATCACTCGATGCCCAGCGTACAGCAATTCGTACGTGTCGTCGGCGTGGCGGACGAATCGACCCTCGAGTTTCGAGAGGTGATAGGTGAACTGACCGCTGTCGTCGACGTCGACGGCGTTGTACAGTTCCGCGAACCCGAGGGTATGATCGGATGCCCGCCAGAGCGCGAGCAGGATCTGTACCCTGATCTCGTGACCGAGGAGTTGGAACGCCTCCTCCGGACCGATCGCCGTCCGTTCGCGGGATGGTTCGGTCTCACCCATGGGTGCCGTACACCGGCAGCTACCAATAAGGCGGGGTCTCACCGGACGTCCTAGCGGTTCGATCTCGACTCGTACAGGACAACGGTCACTCCGTCGTTCAGTCGGCCGCGCCCGACTCACTCCAGTCCCGAACCGGGGCGCAGTTCGTCGCTCGCTTCGATCAGCTGGATCAGCACGGAGGCGAACAGCGAGCCCGAACTCCAGATCGCCGTCTCGCTGCCGTCGTCGTCGATGACGCTCAACAGGATGCCGTCGTCGTCGACGATGACGATCCGTCCCGATCGCTGGTCCCCCTCGCGATAGGCGGGCGGCGTCTCGATCTCGACGCCGTCGATGGCGTCGATCCGCTCCCAGATTTCGTCGTTCCGGCTGATCGCGAGCACGGAGACGCCGGCCGCGGCCCGTTCCTCGAGCGTTCGTTCGATCGAGTCCGTGAGCAGTTCCGGGAGCCGCGTCCCGATGACGATCTTGTCCGTCGCCTGCGAGAGGAGATCGACGACGCGGTCGTCGACGCGCTCGCGGCTTCGGACGGTCCAGATGTCCTCTTGGGTCTCCTCGGTCGTCGCCTCCTTTCTGACCGAGTCCACGTAGTCGAACGCCCGTTCCCGTTCGCGGTCGAACCGTTCCTCGAGGGTCTGCTGAGCCTCCTCGATGCTCACCGGCCGATAGCGGATTGGGTTCGACTGCTGGACCTCGAGCAGCCCCCGGTTCTCCAGGCTCTCCGCGACGCTGTAGACCTGCGAGCGAGGAACGTCGGTCACGTCGGCGACGTCGCGCGCCGCGCCGGATCCCAGCCGATGTAAGGCGATGAAGACCTTGGCCTCGTAGCTGGTGAGTCCAAGGCGTTCGAACGCGTCGACAGCCTCACTCTCGTCGGTTGTCACTCCTCATCCTCCGAATCGTCTCCGTCTCTCGCGTCGGTCGACATGGCCGTTTCGGTCTCGCGGCCGCCGTCGCTCGCTGTCGCCGTTCCGGCGGGCGATCCCGGCGCGTCGAAGGAGACGTCGGGACCGAAGTACCGCGTCCACAGCACCAGCAGCGACGGGAGGACGATCACGCTGGCGAGGAACGCGTAGGTGATCGTCAGCCCGGTGATGATCCCGAACTGGCGCAGCGCAGGGAGGATGGCGAAGGCGAGCGTCCCGAAGCCGCCGACGGTCGTCGCCGCGCTGCCCAGCAGCGCGCCGCCGGTGCCGGTGACGGTCGTCCGCAGCGCCGACCAGACGTTGCCCTGACGCTCGAGCTCGAGCGTGTAGCGGTCGCTGACGTGGATGCTGTAGGCGACGCCAAGCCCGATCGTGAGGCTCGTGATCATCCCCGTGAGCACGTTGAAGGGCATGCCGATGAGGTACATCGTCCCCAGGATCCAGCTGACGGTGAACGCGACCGGCAGCAGGGTCACGGCACCCAGCGCCGCGCTGTCGCCGGTCAGGTAGTAGGCGAGCGACAGGAAGACGAACACCGCCACGAGCGTGATCAGCAGGCTCTCGAGGACGGTGTTCAGCAAGTCCTGCTCGACGATGTGGCTGACGATCGGATCGCCGGTCGCGATGGCGGTCCAGCGACCGTCGCTGCCGTCTTCGATGTCGTCGGCGAACGTACGCATCTCGCTGGTCGTGTCGGCGGCGCTGGCGCCGCCCTTGATCCCGATGACCATCCGTGCAGCGTCGTACTCGTCGTCGTCGGTCCGGTGGAGGACCTGGCTCGCGGCCTCCTCGTTGACCTCGAACAGCTGGTCGTACAGCGCCGAGACGTTCTCGTCGGGGACGCCGTCGCCGTCGGTGTCGGCCGCGCGGAACGACTCGTTGAACGACTCGTTTTGCGCGGCGACGGACTCCATCGTCGACAGCGGATCCCGCACGTCGGCGTCGCCGTTCGCCAACGGGTAGACGACGTCGCTCTGCGCGGCGTCGTCACGCGTCTCGTTGAGCTCCGCGAGCAGTTCGGGGTCGGCGACGCCGCCGCCGTCGGCTTCGACAAGGATCTGGGCCTGGCTGTCCTCGCGCTGGAAGTGCTGATTGACGAACTCCAGATCGTCCTTGGCCTGGTACTCGCCGGGGCTCATTCCGCCCGGCAGGTTGTCGGTCCACGCCGGCGGGCTCTCCGCGAGGAAGTCCTCCTCCTGGAAGCTGGTGTCGACTTGCGTCGCGCCGTAGACCCCGCCCACCGAGAGCAGGACGACGAGGACGAGAACGACTAGCGGCGCCTTCCGAGCGGCCGTCGAGCCGACCGTCAGCACCTCGCTGAAGCGGCCGCCGCCGGTCCCGAACGCCCGCTTGCGCCGGTCGAAGCCGCGCGACTCGAGGAACTCGTCGAGTTCGACCTTCATCGCGGGGATCAGCGCGCCGAAGATGATCAGCGCGGCGACGATCCCGACGGAGCTGACGATCCCGAACTCCCGAATGGGGCCGATCGGACTGACGAGGTTCGAGAGGAAGCCGATGACGGTCGTCGCCGTTACCCAGAGGAGTGCGGCACCGACGCCGGCCAGCGCGACCTTCATCGAGCCGCGGACGGACCCGGTCCGTCCGTCTTCCTCGCGTTGCTCTCGGTGGCGCATGAAGACGTGGATCGCGTAGTCGATCGAGAGCCCGATCAACAGGACCGGCACCGCGACGAACATCTGGTTGAACGCGATATCGGCCCAGCCCATGAAGCCGAACGTCCAGACGAGCACCGCGATGATGCCGACGACGCCCAGCACGATGTCGATCAGGTCCCGGTAGGCGATCAACAGGGCGACGACGACGAACAGCAGGGCGAATGGACCGACGATGGCGAGACTGTCGCCCATCGACCGGTCGATCTCGTCGGTGATGATTCCGCCGCCGAAGACGATGTAGTCCTCTTCTTGGGCGTTCGCGAGGTCACGGATCTCGAGTTGGCTGTCGACGATCCGGTCGCTGATAGCGCCGCCGCCCATGCCGCCGCCCGCCGCGTCGCTTTCGGTCTTCTGCGTTACCGACGTCATCCGCGTCTCGGCTTCGGTGCTGCCCGGTTCGTAGGACGAGGGCATCAGCGCGAGCGCGAAGTTCTCCCCATCGCTTCCGTCGGAGAGCGTCTGCTGGACGGTCCGTTCGTACGCCTCATCGTCGAGGCTCTCGAGAGCCTCGATCTGGTCCGCGAGCGGAACCGTCCCCTCCTGAAGCTGGGTGTACTCGGCTTCGAAGATACCAGTCGTCGCGCCGAGGCGAACCTGCTCGAGGGTCGCGGTCAGGTTCTGGTATTCCTCGTTCGCCTCGTAGGTATCGGTCTCCTGTTCGATTTCCCAGCGGCCGGACTCGATCTCTCGAGCCTGTTGGACCAGCTCTTCGTACTCGGCGGTCTGGTCGTCGTCGAGTTCCGCCGTCTCGGCCGTCTGCTCGATCGTGGCGTTGATCTCGGCTTCGGTCTCGGCCGCGGCCTCCTGCTCGCCGGCGGCGGTCTGGTTCAGGTACTCGCGTTGCAGTTCCAGCGTGTCGTTGAGTCCGGTCTCGAGCACCGCCTCGCGTTCGGCGAGATCGCCGCTGATCGCGGTGAACGCGACGAGGTTCTCGACGCCGGTGACCGACTGATTCTCCGCCAGCGTCTCGTTGATCGAGTCGTCGTTTCGGATCTCCTGTTGGAACTCGAGCGAGGAGACCAGCGACTCCCGCGTGAGGACGTTGTCGCCGTCGCCGCGAACGATCACCTGGACGCTGGTGGTGTTTTCATCACCCTCGGTCGCGAAGTAGGGGTCGGTTCCCCCCTCGGAGTTGCCCTGGATGCGCTCGAGGGCCTTCGCCTCCTGGGACTCGCTCTCGAACTGATCGAGCGACGAGGATTGTTCGACCATCGGCATCCCGGCGCCGACGGCCGCCGTCAGGAGCAAGAGCACGACGATGACGATTCGAGAGCGATTCGTCACCACGTCCGCGATACGGTCCGGCGCGCTCATCCGTTCTTCCCCCCGAGATCATTCGACGAGCGTCTGGAAGACATTCTGTTGTTATGATCCTACAAACTCGGGGTATAAACGTATTCGGATACGCACATCTGCGTGTTGATAACACGCAATCAAGGTCCCACACAAACAGGAAACGAGGTTCGCCGGGTGTGCTGTACGACCTCTTCTGGACACTATTGAAAAACATTCGTCCAGATCAGGCAGTGTAGATCGGACTGCTCGGTGGCCGATACCTGTCGGGAACGGAGCCCGACTACTCGATAGTGATCGTCTTCAGGTCCTCGGCGAACCGGACGTCGCCGTCGTAGTGAGCGCCGATCGACTCGAGCATCTCGTCGTGGCGACCGTCCGTGTGCGGGTAGAGGTGGGTCAGATAGACGCGGCCGATCTCGGTGCCGGCCAGCGCCTCGCCGAGCGTCTTCGGAGTGGGGTGGTTCGAGACGTCGACGTCGTCGGGAAACGAGCAGTCGTGGGCCAGGATGGCCGACCCGTCGGCGAAGTTCGCCAGCCCCGCGAAGGCCTCGCTGTCGCCGCTGTAGGTGAACAGGTCGCCGAACCGGTAGGCGAGACAGGGCAACGAGTGGCGGGTCTCGTAGGCCGAGACGTCGAACCCCGCGACGGAGAACTCGCCGGCGACGACCTCGCGGACCCGCAGGTCGAGTTTGTCCTGCATGTACTCGTGGACGTCGAGGAGGTCGTCGAGCAGCGACTTCGTGCCCTGCGGCCCGACGACCTCGAGGTGGTCCTCGCCGGCGAGCCAGCGGGCCTTCATGAGTGGAAGCAGGTCGGCGACGTGGTCGAGGTGGTGGTGGGTCAGCAGGACCGTCGAGACGTTCTCGTAGCCGACGCCGGACTGCTGGAGCCGGTGGAGCACCCCCGACCCGCAGTCGACCAGCAGGGTTCGGCCGTCCTCCTGGACCAGAATACCGGTCTGGAACCGCTCGCCGGTCGGCATCGCGCTGCCGCTTCCGAGAAAGGTGACGCGCATACGACCCTCTCGCACGGCCTGTCCGATAAGACTAGCCTCTTTGGGCCGCTATCGCGGCCGAACGATGGCCCGGTGCGCCGTCGACTCGAGCGCCGTCGGCCATCGGTTATCGGCCGTCGAAGGCGTGTCGGAGGTGTTACTTCACCGGCACTCGTCGCCGTCGATATGCGCGCTGCTGTACTCGAGGCCTACGGCGAACCGCTGTCGATCGAGTCGGTCGAACCGCCCGAACTCGCGCCTCACGGCGTCATCGTCGACGTCGAGGCCTGCGGTATCTGCCGAAGCGACTGGCACGCCTGGCAGGGCCACGGCGAGTGGGCCGACGATCAGGTACCGCTCGGACAGATCCTCGGCCACGAACCCGCGGGCCGAGTCGCGCGGGTCGGCGACGACGTCGAGACGCTCGCGGTCGGCGACCGCGTCGCCGTCCCGTTCAACCTCGGCGAGGGGTCGTGCTATCAGTGTCGCAACGGCCACGGCAACGTCTGCGAGGACGGCTACGCGCTCGGCTTCGAATCGAGCGTTCCCGGCGCGTTCGCCGAGCAGGTTCACGTGCCCCACGCCGAGTTCAACGTCACGACGCTGCCCGACGGCGTCTCCCCGGAAGCGGTCGCCGCGCTCGGCTGTCGGTACGTCACGGCGTTTCACGCGCTCGCACACCGGGCCGATATCGACGCGGGCGACTGGGTCGCCGTTCACGGCTGTGGCGGCCTCGGTCTCGCGGCCGTCCAGATCGCGACCGCGCTGGGAGGACGGGTGATCGCGGTCGACGTCCGCGAGGAGCCCCTCGAGATGGCCGCCGATCTGGGCGCCGAGGAGACGATCGACGCCTCAGCGCTCGAGGACGGCGAGAACGTCCCGGACGCTATCGACGCGATCACCGACAGGGGAGCCCACGTCTCCGTCGACGCGCTCGGGCGCGCCGAAACCTGCCGCAACAGCGTCGACTGCCTCCGCATCCGCGGCACGCACGTCCAGATCGGGCTGACGACCAGCGCCGAGAAGGGAGAAGTCGCACTGCCCATCGACGAGATGACCCGCTGGGACGTCACCGTCGTCGGCTCCCGCGGGATGCCGCCCTCCCGGTACGACGAACTGCTCAGGATGATCGAGGGCGGCCGACTCGAGCCGGAGCAACTGGTCACGCGACGCGTCGGACTCGAGGACGTCTCGGATCGACTCGCGGCGATGAGCGACTACGAGACCAGTGGCGTCGAGGTCGTCACGGCGTTTTCGTCCTCGAGCGAGTGACCGACCGGCATCGGACTCCGGGTCGCGAATCGACGGTTCGACGGGCGGTCAGTCGAGATAGCCGAGTTCGGTCAGCGCATCCTGCAGCGTGACGATGCGAAGGTCGTGATCGAGTGCGGTCTCGATGGTAAATTCGATCCGCTCGGCGGGGAGCGTATCGTACTCACTGTGGCCGCCGACGATTCCGAGGACGTCCTCGGACGCGACGGTCGCCATGAACTCCTCGATCTCTTCGGGCGTCGATCGATCCGTTTCGATGTACCGACGGTGCAATCGCGTCGGCTCGAGATCGTCGATAGGATTGAGCCCACCGACGCCGGTCCGGTAGTTCGGGACGGCGTCGTAGTACTCCGGGACGAGGGATTCGGCGAGTCCGTCGGTACGCCCGTACGGGTAGACGAACCCGGTCACGTCGACCCCCCAGTCCTCGATTCGGCGCTTCGAATCGGCGAGGATCGTCCGCAGGAACGATTCGGTGTAGCGGACGTACGCGGAGTTGGTCGCATCGAGCGGTTGATCGATCGGCTCCTCGAGGCGGATGTACTGGCCTTCGTCGTCGGAGCCCTTACCGGCGACCGTCGCCTCGACCGTACGTTCGCCGTCGAACAGTACGAGCGGATCGCCCACGTGATCGCCGTGGCGATTCGCCTGAACGTAGATTCGGTCGTGGCCGACCTCCGCGTCGGACTCGAGGAGAATCCGTCCGACCGATCGATGTCTATTCGTGTGCGACATCACTTCCCACCCGGCGTCGTGCAGTTCTCCGACGTGGTTCGGATCCAAAAAGTCTTCTGACGACTGCACGAGATCGGGACAGGCGGCGATACACGCGGGGACGTCGTATCGCTCGTGAACGGGGTACGTCGTCGTGTAGTCTTCGATCGTCGCATCGTCGTATGCGAAGACAACCATCCCCGCGTCGTCGGTCCGTTCGAGAGCGTTTCGTTCGTCTCTCGGTTCCCGTTCAGGGCCGTCATCATCGTTGCTGGACCCTGACGGGCGGAAGCATCCCGCCATCCCCAGTATCGCCGCCGTTCCCGCGGCGAGAGCGCTTCGTCGATTCACAGAGTGAATGTCAGACCCGTATCATATAAATGATTGCTTTCTCACAATTAGAATGCGGAATATCTCCCTCATACGTGCATAATTGATAATGTTTGTTAGACGTGCAACTACTCTAATCGAGGTACTAAATCGGGCGCTCGAGGTCCCTTGAGCTCGAAACGAGAGACGCGGGCTGGTAACGTAACTCACGAAACGTCGTCTCTCCGATCGACCCGCCGCGATGAGCGACTACGAGACCCACGGCGTGGAAGTCGTGACGGAGCTGTAAGCGACGGAGTCCCGAACGCGATCCGATCGGCGCTATCGACTCCGTTCCGATCTGTCCGCTCTGGCCTGCTCGTTCGTGACTCGGTCCTCGCGAGTGAACAGGAACCGATCGTACTCCTCCGCGAACGAGCCTAGCAGCGGCTCGCCGGCGGTCGTGTTAATCCCGATGGCCCGCGACGTCGCGGCCGCCGCGTACTCGTCCGCGGCGATGTTCGGATCGTAGGCGGCGAACGTCACGTCGGTATCGCCCTCGTCGTACTCGTAGAGGAGCACGTAGTGGCCCTCGACGACGTTTTCACCGGTGATGGTCACCCCCGCTGATCCGTACTCGTCGATCGCGGCGCGGAGCTCGCGCGCCTGCGACCGGTAGTCGATCCGTTCCGGACGGAGGAGCGGCCACCGCTGCACCCACGAGTCGACGTCGGTGAACTGGCTTCGGTGAAACCGTTCGATATCGTTCCGCACGGGCGTCGCGGATCGGTCGGCCGGCACGTCGATCCGAGTTATCTCGCTGGTCGAATCCCGGTCGACCGGAACGGCGGTCGGTACTTCGGCGTACCACTGCGCGACCGCGGCCATGCCGTAGCAGTACCCCTTCGTCCCGAACAACCAGTCGGCGTTCGAGAGGAGCCGATCGACGATCGCGCCGATCCCCGACCGCAGCGCTCCGTCCGGCGAGAGCCCGCCCAAGTCGAGAAGCGACGGGCTCATGACCGACGTCAGGCGGTCCCGGAGATCGCTCCGGGAGA containing:
- a CDS encoding MBL fold metallo-hydrolase, producing MRVTFLGSGSAMPTGERFQTGILVQEDGRTLLVDCGSGVLHRLQQSGVGYENVSTVLLTHHHLDHVADLLPLMKARWLAGEDHLEVVGPQGTKSLLDDLLDVHEYMQDKLDLRVREVVAGEFSVAGFDVSAYETRHSLPCLAYRFGDLFTYSGDSEAFAGLANFADGSAILAHDCSFPDDVDVSNHPTPKTLGEALAGTEIGRVYLTHLYPHTDGRHDEMLESIGAHYDGDVRFAEDLKTITIE
- a CDS encoding DUF7351 domain-containing protein → MGETEPSRERTAIGPEEAFQLLGHEIRVQILLALWRASDHTLGFAELYNAVDVDDSGQFTYHLSKLEGRFVRHADDTYELLYAGHRVIDAIQSGVFHERLDIDPAELETDCIECGTALTFVYRDHVARVSCSDCERVWLEYPFDPGGVVERSVEEVATAFDRRTRFVWRLAGAGVCPVCAGDVRSRFLADVPREDHYAADHPVTVHLDCRRCSFFSYVPVGGAVLDQPAVVSFFFERGRSLRDAPVWTLPFVVDGGRVERRSIDPWRIQVTITADDSTIRLTLADPGTVESIDAVET
- a CDS encoding zinc-dependent alcohol dehydrogenase family protein, whose amino-acid sequence is MRAAVLEAYGEPLSIESVEPPELAPHGVIVDVEACGICRSDWHAWQGHGEWADDQVPLGQILGHEPAGRVARVGDDVETLAVGDRVAVPFNLGEGSCYQCRNGHGNVCEDGYALGFESSVPGAFAEQVHVPHAEFNVTTLPDGVSPEAVAALGCRYVTAFHALAHRADIDAGDWVAVHGCGGLGLAAVQIATALGGRVIAVDVREEPLEMAADLGAEETIDASALEDGENVPDAIDAITDRGAHVSVDALGRAETCRNSVDCLRIRGTHVQIGLTTSAEKGEVALPIDEMTRWDVTVVGSRGMPPSRYDELLRMIEGGRLEPEQLVTRRVGLEDVSDRLAAMSDYETSGVEVVTAFSSSSE
- a CDS encoding TrmB family transcriptional regulator; protein product: MTTDESEAVDAFERLGLTSYEAKVFIALHRLGSGAARDVADVTDVPRSQVYSVAESLENRGLLEVQQSNPIRYRPVSIEEAQQTLEERFDRERERAFDYVDSVRKEATTEETQEDIWTVRSRERVDDRVVDLLSQATDKIVIGTRLPELLTDSIERTLEERAAAGVSVLAISRNDEIWERIDAIDGVEIETPPAYREGDQRSGRIVIVDDDGILLSVIDDDGSETAIWSSGSLFASVLIQLIEASDELRPGSGLE
- a CDS encoding efflux RND transporter permease subunit, which gives rise to MSAPDRIADVVTNRSRIVIVVLLLLTAAVGAGMPMVEQSSSLDQFESESQEAKALERIQGNSEGGTDPYFATEGDENTTSVQVIVRGDGDNVLTRESLVSSLEFQQEIRNDDSINETLAENQSVTGVENLVAFTAISGDLAEREAVLETGLNDTLELQREYLNQTAAGEQEAAAETEAEINATIEQTAETAELDDDQTAEYEELVQQAREIESGRWEIEQETDTYEANEEYQNLTATLEQVRLGATTGIFEAEYTQLQEGTVPLADQIEALESLDDEAYERTVQQTLSDGSDGENFALALMPSSYEPGSTEAETRMTSVTQKTESDAAGGGMGGGAISDRIVDSQLEIRDLANAQEEDYIVFGGGIITDEIDRSMGDSLAIVGPFALLFVVVALLIAYRDLIDIVLGVVGIIAVLVWTFGFMGWADIAFNQMFVAVPVLLIGLSIDYAIHVFMRHREQREEDGRTGSVRGSMKVALAGVGAALLWVTATTVIGFLSNLVSPIGPIREFGIVSSVGIVAALIIFGALIPAMKVELDEFLESRGFDRRKRAFGTGGGRFSEVLTVGSTAARKAPLVVLVLVVLLSVGGVYGATQVDTSFQEEDFLAESPPAWTDNLPGGMSPGEYQAKDDLEFVNQHFQREDSQAQILVEADGGGVADPELLAELNETRDDAAQSDVVYPLANGDADVRDPLSTMESVAAQNESFNESFRAADTDGDGVPDENVSALYDQLFEVNEEAASQVLHRTDDDEYDAARMVIGIKGGASAADTTSEMRTFADDIEDGSDGRWTAIATGDPIVSHIVEQDLLNTVLESLLITLVAVFVFLSLAYYLTGDSAALGAVTLLPVAFTVSWILGTMYLIGMPFNVLTGMITSLTIGLGVAYSIHVSDRYTLELERQGNVWSALRTTVTGTGGALLGSAATTVGGFGTLAFAILPALRQFGIITGLTITYAFLASVIVLPSLLVLWTRYFGPDVSFDAPGSPAGTATASDGGRETETAMSTDARDGDDSEDEE
- a CDS encoding polysaccharide deacetylase family protein gives rise to the protein MNRRSALAAGTAAILGMAGCFRPSGSSNDDDGPEREPRDERNALERTDDAGMVVFAYDDATIEDYTTTYPVHERYDVPACIAACPDLVQSSEDFLDPNHVGELHDAGWEVMSHTNRHRSVGRILLESDAEVGHDRIYVQANRHGDHVGDPLVLFDGERTVEATVAGKGSDDEGQYIRLEEPIDQPLDATNSAYVRYTESFLRTILADSKRRIEDWGVDVTGFVYPYGRTDGLAESLVPEYYDAVPNYRTGVGGLNPIDDLEPTRLHRRYIETDRSTPEEIEEFMATVASEDVLGIVGGHSEYDTLPAERIEFTIETALDHDLRIVTLQDALTELGYLD
- a CDS encoding mRNA surveillance protein pelota, with the protein product MQIKDREQVEGGRERVTVVPESVDDLWHLQYVLEPGDRVAGDTTRRIQRNDDQMRDTGGEREHMWVAIAVEDVEFHKFANRLRVGGEIVACSREDQLGFHHTLNVEERDELSIEKRFKPDQEARLEEAEEATENPDVAIATVEEGQAHVHTVAQYGTEERATITGTTGKGEYARGRSELFDELATVLKRQDADAIILAGPGFTKQDAYKHIEQNESELTEKITMVDTASVGDRGVHEVLKRGAVADVQQETRIESEAEYIDELTRRMAEGAKAAYGPEQVKKAAEFGAIERLLVLDDRLQKERGPDGEWAISVDEIVRTTEQKGGDVTVFSSEFPPGQQLSNLGGIAALLRYRLE